In one window of Acidobacteriota bacterium DNA:
- a CDS encoding HEAT repeat domain-containing protein — MLHRQIGVIFQSKALHMQRLSPSWRVCLLFVFFCSVGVLGSAPQNDAEAELARTLDRLKAGDLTLFQHLTSIIRSDPALAKPFLNDPDPFVRRRITSALTNAKHPDAIPFLLFKLQDDEGDIRRSAIIGLTLFPRDVLFQRCTAESIEAIYRQACRWEDRCDDAFKIVGDWGDPAWIPRLREQRDKAAHALILKETSPHPPHNVFYAPAIVQACWMAMVKLGDAEATEQLRLMAFTPEILPRVFAIKCLEYLKREAWTDTLIPLLDDERDALNIAPRPSVFYHRICDLALIALIRIYGIESEISFQVVDFGPVRYSREQIAEVLRIIHSKRPE; from the coding sequence TTGTTGCATCGACAGATTGGCGTGATTTTTCAGTCAAAGGCACTGCACATGCAACGACTCAGTCCCTCCTGGCGGGTGTGTCTATTATTCGTCTTTTTTTGCAGCGTCGGGGTGCTTGGTTCCGCGCCTCAAAATGACGCTGAAGCAGAATTGGCCCGCACCTTGGATAGATTGAAAGCGGGGGATCTCACCCTGTTCCAGCATCTGACCAGCATTATCCGAAGTGATCCGGCTCTTGCCAAACCCTTTCTCAATGATCCGGACCCGTTTGTTCGACGTCGTATTACTTCAGCATTGACTAATGCCAAGCATCCAGACGCCATCCCTTTTCTTCTGTTCAAGCTGCAAGACGATGAGGGCGACATCAGGCGCTCGGCGATCATCGGTCTGACCCTGTTTCCCAGAGACGTGTTGTTTCAGCGCTGCACGGCGGAATCCATCGAGGCCATCTACCGGCAGGCGTGCCGCTGGGAAGACCGCTGCGACGACGCCTTCAAGATCGTGGGCGACTGGGGCGATCCCGCCTGGATCCCCCGGCTCCGGGAGCAGAGGGACAAGGCCGCTCACGCCCTGATCCTAAAAGAGACGTCACCCCATCCGCCCCACAACGTTTTCTATGCGCCTGCCATCGTCCAGGCCTGCTGGATGGCCATGGTCAAATTGGGCGATGCCGAGGCGACGGAACAGCTCCGCCTGATGGCCTTCACCCCGGAGATCCTGCCCCGGGTCTTCGCCATCAAGTGCCTGGAGTATTTGAAGCGAGAGGCTTGGACGGACACTCTGATACCGTTATTGGACGACGAGCGGGATGCGCTCAATATCGCTCCCAGACCGAGCGTGTTTTACCATCGGATCTGCGATCTGGCTCTAATCGCATTGATTCGGATTTACGGGATCGAATCGGAGATTTCGTTCCAGGTGGTCGATTTTGGGCCGGTACGATATTCACGGGAGCAAATCGCCGAAGTGCTGCGGATCATCCACTCGAAACGGCCGGAGTAG